The following coding sequences are from one Streptomyces sp. V3I7 window:
- a CDS encoding PP2C family protein-serine/threonine phosphatase, whose amino-acid sequence MIRITARARPALTLGLPTVWGGVAVVYKLGCPLAQQNGLGARIATSAVFFAVGTGLVLHIRWLLLRELRQVRRVADAAQRVLLRPPPARLDGLAVAAAQLSADRGADIGGDLYEAVATEHGVRVVMGDVRGHGLAALATAAAVLGSFREAVHDEPDLGGVLRRLERALDRHLRERARAEHPSTGLAPDSPVAEEFVTVLLLEVGRDGEVHALNCGHPWPYRVRADGVEPLAAEEHLPPLGPFPLPAGLDAVRCGPLLPDDLLVLYTDGAEDARDAHGDFFRLPVALAEAARDLPVSPQSVLRSVLATLRRHTRGRPTDDTALLVLRNERRYQSTWGARGQGADGRATECCEGEPVARPPSFEAVQSTGRRTLRDSARTARLRVLRSHPV is encoded by the coding sequence ATGATCCGGATCACGGCACGGGCGCGGCCCGCCCTCACCCTGGGGCTGCCTACGGTCTGGGGTGGCGTGGCCGTCGTGTACAAGCTGGGCTGCCCGCTCGCCCAGCAGAACGGGCTGGGTGCCCGGATCGCCACCAGCGCCGTGTTCTTCGCGGTCGGCACCGGACTCGTGCTCCACATCCGCTGGCTGCTGCTACGGGAGTTGAGGCAGGTGCGCCGGGTCGCCGACGCCGCCCAGCGCGTGCTGCTGCGGCCGCCGCCCGCGCGCCTCGACGGACTCGCCGTCGCCGCCGCGCAGTTGTCCGCCGACCGCGGCGCGGACATCGGCGGCGACCTGTACGAGGCGGTCGCCACCGAGCACGGCGTACGGGTGGTGATGGGCGACGTACGCGGCCACGGGCTGGCCGCGCTGGCCACGGCCGCCGCCGTGCTCGGCAGCTTCCGCGAGGCCGTCCACGACGAGCCCGACCTCGGCGGCGTCCTGCGCCGCCTGGAGCGCGCCCTCGACCGCCATCTGCGCGAACGGGCCCGCGCCGAGCACCCGTCGACCGGCCTCGCGCCGGACAGCCCGGTCGCCGAGGAGTTCGTCACCGTCCTGCTGCTGGAGGTGGGCAGAGACGGCGAGGTCCACGCCCTCAACTGCGGCCATCCATGGCCGTATCGGGTCCGGGCCGACGGGGTCGAGCCGCTCGCGGCGGAGGAACACCTGCCCCCGCTGGGCCCGTTCCCGCTGCCGGCCGGCCTGGACGCCGTACGCTGCGGCCCGTTGCTGCCCGACGACCTCCTGGTCCTGTACACGGACGGCGCGGAGGACGCGCGGGACGCCCACGGCGACTTCTTCCGGCTGCCGGTCGCCCTCGCGGAGGCGGCCCGTGATCTGCCGGTGTCGCCGCAGTCGGTCCTGCGCTCGGTGCTGGCCACCCTGCGCCGCCATACGCGCGGCCGGCCGACGGACGACACCGCCCTCCTCGTCCTGCGCAACGAGCGGCGGTACCAGTCGACTTGGGGCGCGCGCGGGCAGGGCGCCGACGGCCGGGCCACGGAGTGTTGCGAGGGGGAGCCGGTGGCCCGGCCGCCCTCTTTCGAGGCAGTTCAGTCAACCGGCCGCCGCACGCTCCGCGACAGCGCGCGCACGGCACGGCTTCGCGTACTGCGTTCACACCCCGTGTGA